The following proteins are encoded in a genomic region of Prochlorococcus marinus XMU1408:
- a CDS encoding 23S rRNA (pseudouridine(1915)-N(3))-methyltransferase RlmH: MLNVSRYKIIAIGKIKKKWIQTGIEMYLKRLPGLQVIEIKDSTQIKEEYTIKGILKKNEALVILNENGQSFSSKLLARKLLNFNNQNITFVIGGATGLSQSLNNFAILQLSLSPLTFPHEIARLLLIEQLYRAKTITQGSPYHKE; the protein is encoded by the coding sequence ATGCTTAATGTTTCACGATATAAAATCATTGCCATTGGGAAAATAAAGAAAAAGTGGATTCAGACAGGTATAGAAATGTACTTGAAAAGATTGCCTGGTTTACAAGTCATAGAAATCAAAGACAGTACTCAAATAAAAGAAGAATATACGATTAAAGGAATCTTAAAAAAAAATGAGGCCCTTGTCATTCTCAACGAGAATGGACAATCTTTCTCTTCAAAACTATTAGCAAGAAAGCTGCTTAATTTTAATAATCAAAACATTACTTTTGTTATTGGAGGTGCTACCGGTCTTAGCCAGTCCCTAAATAATTTCGCTATTTTGCAATTAAGTCTTTCACCACTGACTTTTCCGCATGAAATAGCTCGTCTTCTCCTTATAGAGCAACTGTATCGGGCAAAAACTATTACTCAAGGCTCCCCATACCACAAAGAATAA
- a CDS encoding serine hydroxymethyltransferase, protein MEFIQYLDKIEIKIIEHVEKAGYSTEENTSLCLLSQKYVGFLKKRQKKIVICTDNVKRIGGYKSLSKKYTDTYERTATLIKKALRHEAVHVTQECNNGNLLKINKNLTMNPAKIEALKGSTKISGEEEKERQAYILEDKPRLVEKELIKYCL, encoded by the coding sequence ATGGAGTTCATTCAATATTTAGATAAAATAGAAATTAAGATAATAGAGCATGTTGAAAAAGCAGGATATTCAACAGAGGAAAATACATCTCTATGTTTATTAAGTCAAAAATACGTAGGTTTTTTAAAAAAGAGACAAAAAAAGATTGTTATATGTACAGATAATGTTAAAAGGATAGGAGGCTATAAAAGTCTAAGTAAGAAATATACTGATACTTATGAGCGGACAGCAACACTTATAAAAAAAGCATTAAGACATGAAGCTGTTCACGTAACACAAGAATGCAATAACGGGAACTTATTAAAAATAAATAAAAATTTAACGATGAATCCAGCAAAAATTGAAGCTTTAAAAGGTTCTACAAAAATATCAGGAGAGGAAGAAAAAGAAAGACAAGCATATATATTAGAAGATAAACCAAGATTAGTAGAAAAAGAATTAATAAAGTATTGTCTATGA
- a CDS encoding LexA family protein — translation MYSKISHSSSKEMPSNLLVPLVKETISAGFPSPAEDYIELGIDLNQYLIKNPISTFFLRVCGNSMNNAGIYNNDLLIIDRSINPTPGHVVVALLDGEFTLKRLIKEKNNYYLKADKKNYPAINLYEYLDIQIWGVAIYSIHKLER, via the coding sequence ATGTATTCAAAGATCTCTCACTCTTCTTCAAAAGAGATGCCGTCGAACTTATTAGTTCCATTAGTAAAAGAAACAATTTCGGCAGGGTTCCCTTCTCCCGCAGAAGATTATATAGAGCTAGGCATCGACTTAAACCAATACTTAATCAAAAACCCCATAAGTACGTTCTTTCTACGCGTTTGTGGTAATTCTATGAATAACGCAGGAATTTATAATAATGACTTATTAATAATAGATCGAAGCATAAATCCGACTCCTGGACATGTTGTAGTTGCTCTGTTGGATGGGGAATTCACATTAAAAAGACTTATAAAAGAAAAAAATAATTATTATCTAAAAGCAGATAAAAAAAACTATCCAGCAATAAATTTATATGAATATTTAGATATACAAATTTGGGGAGTAGCAATTTATTCAATACACAAACTAGAAAGATAA
- a CDS encoding DUF3082 domain-containing protein — protein sequence MNLPSNGFKKESEELGNSESIPIDSISADVQKKGPFSFFSGSITSLAFSFLSLFISKKIVLYFSIHSPNYSSPIAQSIASGFKTLIIGISFLATFTFGFIGLGLFLVFIRSLIAGNKVKTD from the coding sequence ATGAATTTACCTAGTAATGGATTTAAAAAAGAATCAGAAGAATTAGGGAATTCAGAATCAATTCCCATTGATAGTATTAGTGCTGATGTGCAAAAGAAGGGACCATTCAGCTTTTTTTCTGGTTCGATTACGAGTTTAGCTTTTAGTTTTTTAAGCCTATTTATAAGTAAGAAAATAGTTTTGTATTTCTCTATACATAGTCCTAATTACTCTTCACCAATTGCTCAAAGTATAGCTTCCGGTTTTAAAACGCTAATTATAGGAATTAGCTTTCTTGCAACTTTTACATTTGGTTTTATAGGTCTTGGTTTGTTTTTAGTATTTATTCGAAGTTTGATAGCAGGCAATAAGGTTAAAACGGACTAG
- the secD gene encoding protein translocase subunit SecD, producing MGRKNYWFLFVIIFAVLSIFICINIPFQLGLDLRGGSQLTLEIKPTPEVAKITPNEVEGVKAVLDKRVNGLGVSDSQLQTIGTNQLLLELPGEQDPSRAAKVLGETALLEFRIQKNGSEQELRNLQTQRNSIESIIKLLEENNNSAQLIKEINTNNEINKLFEKYNFDTNQILELDKFILLRNNLNTDIAALFDSTSLTGQYLTNAGRRQDQNTNNWEVTLSFNNEGGEKFAEITKSIAGTSRLLGIVIDGMSYSEASVGRQFQTAGITGGAATISGNFTADDARNLEVQLRGGALPLPIDIIQIRTIGPSLGIQNIRLSLFAALTGLLFVGIFMIFIYKLAGFVSVLALSFYSLFTLSIYALLPVTLTLPGIAGFILSIGMAVDANVLIFERLKEELRNGNTLIRSIDASFKNAFSSIIDGHLTTLISCVTLFYLGTGFVKGFAATLGIGVVLSLFTALTCTKAILKFLMSYQGLRKISNFINLNQIPKPSINIQQ from the coding sequence ATGGGACGAAAGAATTATTGGTTTCTTTTTGTCATTATTTTTGCAGTATTAAGTATATTTATCTGCATTAATATACCTTTTCAATTAGGACTTGATCTTCGTGGAGGTAGTCAATTAACATTAGAAATTAAGCCTACTCCTGAAGTAGCAAAAATAACTCCTAATGAAGTTGAAGGAGTTAAGGCTGTTCTTGATAAGAGAGTTAATGGATTAGGCGTTTCTGATTCTCAACTTCAGACTATTGGAACAAATCAATTATTATTAGAGCTACCAGGAGAACAAGATCCTTCAAGGGCAGCCAAAGTACTAGGAGAGACCGCTCTATTAGAATTCAGAATTCAAAAAAATGGGTCAGAGCAGGAATTAAGAAATTTACAAACACAGAGAAATAGTATTGAATCTATAATTAAATTATTAGAAGAAAATAATAATTCAGCCCAATTGATAAAAGAGATCAATACAAATAATGAAATTAACAAATTGTTCGAAAAATATAATTTTGATACGAACCAAATTCTTGAATTAGATAAATTTATTCTCCTAAGGAATAATTTAAATACTGATATTGCTGCTTTGTTTGACTCAACATCTTTGACTGGTCAATATCTTACTAATGCAGGTAGAAGACAAGATCAAAATACAAACAATTGGGAAGTAACTTTGAGTTTTAATAATGAGGGAGGTGAAAAATTCGCAGAAATTACTAAATCAATAGCAGGTACATCTAGACTGCTAGGAATTGTTATTGATGGGATGTCATATAGTGAGGCAAGTGTTGGTAGACAATTTCAAACAGCAGGAATAACTGGTGGTGCCGCGACAATAAGTGGAAACTTTACTGCAGATGACGCTAGAAATTTAGAAGTTCAGCTTCGAGGAGGTGCTTTGCCTCTCCCTATAGATATTATTCAGATAAGAACAATTGGTCCTTCTCTTGGAATACAAAATATTCGACTTAGTCTTTTTGCTGCTTTAACAGGTTTGCTTTTTGTAGGTATTTTTATGATTTTTATATATAAATTGGCTGGATTTGTATCTGTACTTGCTCTGTCTTTTTACTCTTTATTTACTCTTTCCATTTATGCCCTACTCCCCGTGACTCTAACGCTTCCTGGTATCGCTGGATTTATATTAAGTATTGGAATGGCTGTAGATGCTAATGTTCTTATTTTTGAAAGACTGAAAGAAGAATTACGCAATGGTAATACATTAATTCGATCAATAGATGCAAGTTTCAAAAATGCTTTTTCTTCTATAATTGATGGACATTTAACTACTTTAATTAGTTGCGTAACTTTATTTTATTTGGGCACTGGATTTGTTAAAGGTTTTGCAGCTACATTAGGTATTGGAGTTGTATTGAGCTTATTTACAGCCTTAACCTGTACAAAAGCAATATTGAAGTTTCTAATGAGTTATCAGGGGCTTAGAAAAATTTCTAATTTTATTAATCTTAATCAGATTCCTAAACCATCTATCAACATTCAACAGTAA
- the rsmA gene encoding 16S rRNA (adenine(1518)-N(6)/adenine(1519)-N(6))-dimethyltransferase RsmA: MGDKTLNDFRHIPRKRFGQHWLKDQGVLNKIVKAAKLNSDDCVLEVGPGRGALTEKLIESQARFIQAIELDRDLVAGLKKRFIDQNKFSLREGDVLSVPLNAANGEIINKVVANIPYNITGPILRRLIGELCNPPENNFETLVILMQKEVAQRILAQPGNSNYSALSVRIQLLAKCQFVCDVSARCFQPSPKVDSKVVLFEPHLSLGHEFYEIGNLLEKLLKLAFSGRRKKLRNTIGSFVTSNDQIKEFFAYRGISLDQRPQEISPSNWFALAKALKETSVIKNDF, encoded by the coding sequence GTGGGTGATAAAACATTGAATGATTTTAGACATATTCCTCGAAAACGCTTTGGCCAGCATTGGCTAAAAGATCAGGGTGTTCTAAATAAAATAGTTAAAGCTGCCAAATTGAATTCTGATGATTGTGTATTAGAAGTTGGCCCAGGTAGAGGTGCTTTAACTGAAAAATTAATTGAATCTCAAGCAAGATTCATTCAAGCAATTGAACTTGATAGAGATTTGGTAGCTGGTTTGAAAAAGCGTTTTATTGATCAAAACAAATTCAGTTTGAGAGAGGGAGATGTTCTATCTGTTCCATTGAATGCAGCTAATGGAGAAATTATTAATAAAGTTGTTGCTAATATTCCTTACAACATAACAGGACCAATATTAAGAAGATTAATTGGTGAACTATGCAATCCACCAGAAAATAATTTTGAAACTTTAGTTATCCTTATGCAAAAAGAAGTGGCTCAAAGAATTTTAGCCCAACCAGGCAATAGCAATTATAGTGCTTTAAGCGTAAGAATACAGTTGTTAGCAAAATGTCAATTTGTATGTGATGTTTCTGCTAGATGTTTTCAACCTTCTCCAAAGGTGGATTCCAAAGTCGTGCTGTTTGAACCTCATTTATCTCTTGGTCATGAATTTTATGAAATTGGGAATTTATTAGAGAAACTTTTAAAACTTGCTTTTTCTGGTAGAAGGAAGAAATTACGTAACACGATTGGAAGTTTTGTAACTTCAAACGATCAAATAAAAGAATTTTTTGCCTATAGAGGTATTAGTCTTGATCAACGACCACAGGAAATTTCTCCTTCCAATTGGTTTGCCTTAGCCAAAGCTTTAAAAGAAACTTCTGTTATTAAAAATGACTTCTAA
- the secF gene encoding protein translocase subunit SecF, producing MNSNLNVQLYKNRKVVWLISLSLSLLSIMGMLICYKNPRINAPLNLGLDYTGGTQIILDRSCSNECLELNTSDISKNIIALKNVDKNFESNSSPNLTRSQIQLLDNSKSISIRLPFLSASQSESVVNEVTKSFGPFINENTSVEIIGPSLGKQLLKSSLISLFFAFLGIALYINFRYDRRYSFLALFALFHDVLIVCGVFSWLGYFYNIEVDSLFAVSLLTIAGYSVNNTVVVFDRIREKSIVDNKLSFKYQIDKAVGATLTRTLYTSFTTLLPLICILIWGGSTLYWFAFALVIGVIAGSWSSIALAPSLLSITSNKEID from the coding sequence ATGAACTCTAATTTAAATGTACAACTTTATAAAAATCGAAAAGTAGTTTGGCTTATTTCTTTATCTTTATCTTTATTATCAATAATGGGAATGTTGATATGCTATAAAAATCCTCGTATTAATGCCCCTTTAAATCTTGGCTTAGATTACACGGGGGGTACTCAAATAATCTTAGACAGAAGTTGCAGTAACGAATGTCTTGAATTAAATACAAGTGACATATCCAAAAATATTATTGCGTTGAAAAATGTAGATAAAAATTTTGAATCCAATTCCTCCCCTAATCTTACTAGATCTCAAATACAACTACTCGACAATTCAAAATCAATTTCTATTAGATTACCTTTCCTTTCTGCAAGTCAATCGGAATCTGTAGTAAATGAAGTCACTAAATCTTTTGGACCATTTATAAATGAAAATACTTCTGTGGAAATAATTGGCCCTAGCCTAGGCAAGCAATTGCTTAAAAGCAGTTTAATATCATTATTCTTTGCTTTTCTAGGCATAGCTTTATATATAAATTTTAGATATGATCGAAGATATTCTTTTCTAGCTCTATTTGCACTTTTTCATGATGTACTTATTGTTTGTGGTGTATTTTCGTGGTTAGGATATTTTTATAATATAGAGGTAGATTCTTTATTCGCTGTTTCATTGTTAACCATTGCAGGTTATTCAGTTAATAATACTGTTGTAGTATTTGATCGGATTAGAGAAAAAAGCATAGTTGATAATAAATTGAGTTTTAAATATCAAATTGATAAAGCAGTTGGTGCAACTTTGACAAGAACTCTATATACAAGTTTTACGACATTACTTCCATTGATTTGCATATTGATTTGGGGTGGATCTACATTATATTGGTTTGCATTTGCTTTGGTTATAGGAGTTATAGCTGGTTCCTGGTCTAGCATAGCTTTAGCACCCTCCCTCTTATCAATAACAAGTAATAAAGAAATTGATTGA
- the ispE gene encoding 4-(cytidine 5'-diphospho)-2-C-methyl-D-erythritol kinase, with translation MTSNNVNDNSLIAIANAKINLHLEVLGMRNDGFHELAMVMQSISLSDKLKMIKRQDNNISLKSNNKEISNGDDNLIIKAAMILRKEVGNTKLGVDIELEKNIPIGAGLAGGSTDAAATFVGLNKLWNLNLEGYQLEKISQQIGSDIPFCVSGGRQICFGRGEVLEKLKCKKFDLGLVLVKDPSIQVSTPVAYKKYKEQYGHTYLDDDKDFDLKRNMIRSIDWSDKSIFDNRIEIQNDLQKTVRPMTPEVEKSLKILSGLPGSRLVSMSGSGPSCFALFPSYDVANKVLTEHFNEFERAGLSAWACSMMSNGVNLENEFT, from the coding sequence ATGACTTCTAACAATGTTAATGATAATTCTCTCATAGCAATTGCAAATGCAAAAATTAATTTGCATTTAGAGGTTTTAGGTATGAGAAATGATGGCTTTCACGAATTGGCAATGGTCATGCAAAGTATTAGTCTAAGCGATAAATTGAAGATGATAAAAAGGCAGGATAATAATATTAGCCTTAAATCTAATAATAAAGAGATCAGTAATGGTGATGATAATTTAATAATAAAGGCTGCAATGATTTTGAGAAAGGAAGTTGGAAATACAAAATTAGGTGTTGATATAGAACTTGAAAAAAACATACCAATTGGTGCAGGATTAGCAGGAGGATCTACAGATGCAGCAGCGACTTTTGTTGGTTTAAATAAACTCTGGAACTTAAATCTAGAGGGTTATCAATTAGAGAAAATATCACAGCAGATTGGATCAGATATTCCCTTTTGCGTATCAGGAGGTAGGCAAATTTGTTTTGGACGTGGTGAAGTTCTAGAAAAATTAAAGTGTAAAAAGTTTGATCTGGGTCTTGTTTTGGTAAAAGATCCTTCAATTCAAGTTTCTACGCCAGTCGCATATAAAAAATATAAAGAACAGTATGGTCATACTTATCTTGATGATGATAAGGATTTTGATCTCAAAAGAAATATGATCAGGTCTATAGATTGGTCTGATAAGTCTATATTTGATAATCGAATAGAAATACAAAATGATTTACAAAAAACAGTTCGCCCTATGACACCAGAGGTTGAAAAGTCATTGAAAATATTGTCTGGTTTGCCAGGTTCTCGCCTTGTATCTATGAGTGGCTCTGGACCAAGCTGTTTTGCTTTGTTCCCAAGCTATGATGTTGCAAATAAAGTGTTAACAGAACATTTTAATGAATTTGAAAGAGCTGGTTTATCAGCTTGGGCATGTTCAATGATGTCTAATGGAGTTAACTTGGAAAATGAATTTACCTAG
- a CDS encoding pyruvate dehydrogenase complex E1 component subunit beta, whose protein sequence is MKGTLLFNALREAIDEEMARDPMVCVMGEDVGQYGGSYKVTKDLYEKYGEFRVLDTPIAENSFTGMAVGAAMTGLRPIVEGMNMGFLLLAFNQISNNMGMLRYTSGGNFTIPTVVRGPGGVGRQLGAEHSQRLEAYFHAVPGIKIVACSTPTNAKGLMKAAIRDNNPVLFFEHVLLYNLTEELPEGEYVCALDQADLVKEGSDITILTYSRMRHHCLKAVELLQVKGIDVELIDLISLKPFDMDTISKSINKTHRVIIVEECMKTGGIAAELMSLITENCFDDLDYPPVRLSSQDIPTPYNGNLENLTIIQPHQIVDAAERIMGNDGVD, encoded by the coding sequence GTGAAAGGTACTCTTTTATTTAATGCTCTTCGTGAAGCTATTGATGAAGAAATGGCTAGAGATCCTATGGTTTGCGTAATGGGTGAGGATGTTGGCCAATATGGAGGTTCTTATAAAGTCACGAAAGATTTATATGAAAAATATGGAGAGTTCAGAGTATTAGATACTCCAATTGCTGAGAATAGTTTTACGGGAATGGCAGTTGGTGCAGCCATGACAGGTTTAAGACCAATTGTGGAAGGTATGAATATGGGTTTTTTGTTGCTTGCTTTTAATCAGATATCAAACAATATGGGAATGTTGAGATATACAAGTGGTGGTAATTTTACAATTCCAACAGTTGTTAGAGGCCCTGGGGGGGTTGGAAGGCAATTAGGAGCTGAGCATAGTCAAAGGCTTGAAGCGTATTTTCATGCAGTCCCTGGAATAAAAATTGTTGCTTGCAGTACTCCTACTAATGCGAAAGGTCTCATGAAAGCAGCTATTAGGGACAATAATCCGGTGCTTTTCTTCGAGCATGTCCTTCTCTATAACCTCACTGAAGAATTACCTGAAGGTGAATATGTTTGCGCTTTAGATCAAGCTGATCTTGTAAAAGAAGGAAGTGACATTACAATTTTGACTTATTCAAGAATGCGTCATCACTGTTTAAAAGCAGTTGAACTTCTTCAAGTGAAGGGAATTGATGTTGAATTGATTGATTTAATTAGTCTTAAGCCTTTTGATATGGATACAATTTCTAAGTCCATTAACAAGACCCATAGAGTTATAATTGTTGAAGAATGTATGAAAACAGGTGGGATTGCTGCAGAATTGATGTCCTTAATAACTGAGAATTGTTTTGATGATTTAGATTATCCTCCTGTGCGTTTGTCCAGCCAGGATATTCCTACTCCTTATAATGGAAACCTTGAAAATTTAACTATTATTCAACCTCATCAGATAGTAGATGCAGCCGAGAGAATTATGGGAAATGACGGAGTTGATTAA
- the dnaG gene encoding DNA primase produces the protein MASVRLHPRTIESVKDRVDIVDVVGDHVVLKKKGKEFVGICPFHDDSKPSMSVIPGKQFYYCFSCGAGGNAIKFLMEFERKSFSDVVLELAKKYQVPVDTVEGPQQERLKQQISRRDTLYRVLKLATGWFRNQLNSSCGENALNYLQNSRNLSDGALINFEIGYAPDNWDSLLNYFVDIEKVSVEILESSGLIVPKKGGNGFYDRFRNRIIVPIHDRQKRVIGFGGRSLDGSEPKYLNSPETEIFEKGKNLFGLDKAALSIRKKDYAVVVEGYFDVIALHDSGITNVVASLGTALSRNQITLLSRSTDSKKILLNFDSDSAGIRAANRAINEVENLAIQGQLDLRVLQLPSGKDPDEFLRDNSSSEYEALAAKSPLWMDWQIDQSLKDLDLSKSDQFQIAVSDLVSLLGKLPQTAIRTHYLQKVAQRLSGGQGRFALQLEEDLRNQIRGQRWHGRSKKYEKDQEISHRERSEADILFIYIHCPNSRSFIRNELRLRDLDDFAINHHRVIWSTISNIEEKRFGFDKVENINRGSDTTNVLAEVDLIKHLLDTFLVSNNEHLSKLTLLLEADELRQATLSEPEMQIRGSLAVLEKQKSLKRCRHLIDAWSSQRLQTLENCIASLIVQENSEPSNSSDMEERVIKMFEELNNDAINFQDLYYAERKHILHLDQQRCFK, from the coding sequence AATAGAATCTGTAAAAGATCGTGTAGACATAGTTGATGTTGTTGGAGATCACGTTGTTCTAAAGAAAAAAGGAAAAGAATTTGTTGGCATTTGTCCTTTTCATGATGACAGTAAGCCTTCGATGTCAGTGATTCCTGGTAAACAATTTTATTACTGTTTCTCTTGTGGTGCAGGTGGAAATGCAATTAAATTTTTAATGGAGTTTGAACGGAAAAGTTTTAGTGATGTTGTTCTTGAACTCGCCAAAAAATACCAAGTTCCCGTTGATACAGTTGAGGGGCCACAACAGGAAAGACTAAAACAACAGATATCTCGTCGTGATACTTTATACCGTGTTTTAAAACTCGCTACTGGTTGGTTTCGTAATCAATTAAATTCTTCGTGCGGAGAAAATGCTCTTAACTATCTTCAAAATTCACGTAATTTGAGTGATGGAGCTCTAATTAACTTCGAAATCGGGTATGCACCAGATAATTGGGATTCATTACTTAATTATTTTGTTGATATTGAAAAAGTTAGTGTTGAAATACTTGAATCCTCTGGATTGATTGTTCCTAAAAAGGGAGGAAATGGTTTCTATGACAGATTTCGCAATCGTATTATTGTTCCAATACATGATAGACAAAAAAGAGTTATTGGTTTTGGAGGAAGAAGTCTTGATGGATCTGAACCTAAATATTTAAATTCTCCTGAGACTGAAATCTTTGAAAAGGGAAAAAATCTTTTTGGGTTAGATAAAGCTGCTCTTTCTATAAGAAAAAAAGACTATGCAGTTGTGGTTGAAGGTTATTTTGATGTGATAGCACTTCATGATTCCGGTATTACTAATGTTGTAGCCTCCTTAGGGACAGCATTAAGTCGTAATCAAATAACGCTTCTCTCACGATCAACAGATAGTAAAAAGATCCTTTTAAATTTTGATTCAGATAGTGCAGGAATACGAGCAGCCAATCGAGCCATCAATGAGGTTGAAAACCTTGCTATTCAAGGACAGCTCGATTTACGAGTTCTCCAATTACCCTCTGGTAAAGATCCAGATGAATTTCTCAGAGATAATTCTTCTTCGGAATATGAAGCATTAGCTGCTAAATCACCACTTTGGATGGATTGGCAAATAGATCAATCACTGAAAGATTTAGATTTAAGTAAATCTGATCAATTTCAGATTGCTGTTAGTGATTTAGTAAGTCTTCTTGGGAAGCTACCGCAAACTGCTATAAGAACACATTATCTACAGAAAGTTGCACAACGTCTTAGTGGAGGTCAAGGTAGATTCGCTTTACAACTTGAGGAAGATTTACGTAATCAAATTAGAGGTCAAAGATGGCACGGTCGATCTAAGAAATATGAGAAAGATCAGGAAATAAGTCATAGAGAGCGAAGTGAGGCTGATATATTGTTTATATACATTCATTGTCCTAACTCTAGATCTTTCATTCGTAATGAACTCCGATTAAGAGATCTAGATGATTTTGCTATTAATCATCATCGAGTAATATGGTCGACAATAAGTAATATTGAGGAGAAAAGATTTGGTTTTGATAAAGTTGAGAATATTAATCGTGGCAGTGATACAACTAACGTCTTAGCAGAGGTCGATTTAATTAAACATCTGTTAGATACTTTCCTTGTAAGTAATAATGAACATCTATCAAAACTAACTCTTTTACTTGAGGCTGATGAGCTTCGTCAGGCAACTTTAAGTGAGCCTGAGATGCAAATTCGTGGTTCATTAGCTGTCCTTGAAAAACAAAAATCATTAAAACGCTGTCGACATTTAATTGATGCGTGGAGCTCACAGAGATTACAGACACTAGAGAACTGTATTGCATCTCTTATTGTTCAAGAGAACTCAGAGCCTAGTAATTCATCAGATATGGAAGAACGGGTGATTAAAATGTTTGAAGAGTTAAACAATGATGCTATTAATTTTCAGGATCTTTACTATGCTGAAAGAAAGCACATTTTACATCTAGATCAGCAGAGATGTTTTAAATAA
- a CDS encoding Y-family DNA polymerase, which yields MRKAIVQIDGNNFYASCEQMIDPSIRGKALVILSNNDGCIIARSSEARKMGIPMGQPYFKLKSKLNQLNINVRSSNYELYGDVSNRLMQILKENCEELEIYSIDEAFATMKRPKDKCLYQWGKDLRALVYQNIGIPISIGIGETKVLSKISNYIAKEIQSNSGIFDIGIVEDKNPYLQQIKVDKVWGVGKKMSTWLKVRGINNARELRDMSSNQIKSKYGVIGLRIQNELKGTYCIPINEKSSARKEICVSRSFAYPIDSLEELSQSISKYVLIATAKLRKYNQLSSAITVFTTTNTHSKDFYRSEASIKLQTPSSNSIIIQKNSIELTNRIFKPYKKFIKAGVILHNLSSNQYKQKLLFCNNDLQEEFYLERLNSVIDNINKKNGKDLLGWGSSIIEREWRPRRSKLSGSKVTNIESIPTVFAN from the coding sequence ATGCGCAAAGCTATAGTTCAAATTGATGGCAATAATTTCTATGCTTCGTGTGAGCAAATGATCGATCCATCAATTAGAGGAAAGGCCTTAGTTATACTTTCGAATAATGATGGATGCATTATAGCCCGAAGCTCAGAAGCTAGAAAAATGGGAATTCCTATGGGTCAGCCTTATTTCAAATTAAAAAGCAAACTAAATCAATTAAATATAAATGTAAGAAGTTCAAATTATGAACTTTACGGTGATGTAAGCAATCGATTAATGCAGATACTAAAAGAAAATTGTGAAGAGCTAGAAATTTACTCTATAGATGAAGCATTTGCGACTATGAAACGACCAAAAGATAAGTGTCTATATCAATGGGGAAAAGATTTAAGAGCCTTAGTTTATCAGAACATAGGAATACCAATATCTATTGGTATTGGTGAAACAAAAGTTCTATCAAAAATTTCTAATTATATAGCAAAGGAAATACAAAGTAATTCAGGTATATTTGATATAGGTATAGTTGAAGATAAGAATCCTTATCTTCAACAAATCAAGGTAGATAAAGTTTGGGGTGTAGGAAAAAAAATGTCGACATGGCTAAAAGTTAGAGGCATAAACAACGCAAGAGAACTTAGAGATATGTCAAGCAATCAAATTAAATCCAAATATGGTGTAATTGGTTTACGCATACAAAATGAATTGAAAGGTACATACTGTATTCCTATTAATGAAAAATCATCAGCTCGAAAAGAAATCTGCGTGAGTAGGAGTTTTGCATATCCAATAGATAGCTTAGAGGAGCTGAGTCAATCAATAAGTAAATATGTTCTCATAGCAACTGCAAAGCTTAGAAAATACAATCAATTATCTTCTGCAATTACAGTCTTTACAACAACCAATACTCATTCAAAAGATTTTTATAGAAGTGAAGCAAGTATAAAATTACAGACACCAAGTTCGAACTCAATAATTATCCAGAAAAACAGTATTGAATTAACAAATAGAATATTTAAACCATATAAGAAATTTATAAAAGCTGGTGTAATATTGCATAACCTCAGTAGCAATCAATACAAACAAAAACTATTATTTTGTAATAATGATTTACAAGAAGAATTCTATCTAGAAAGACTAAATAGTGTAATAGATAATATTAACAAAAAAAATGGAAAAGATTTATTAGGATGGGGCTCATCTATTATAGAGAGGGAATGGAGGCCACGTCGTAGTAAACTATCCGGTTCAAAAGTAACTAATATAGAAAGTATTCCTACTGTATTTGCAAATTAA